In Candidatus Epulonipiscium viviparus, one DNA window encodes the following:
- a CDS encoding copper amine oxidase N-terminal domain-containing protein produces the protein MKLRQKLAMLMAATIITSTMPTLTSAIQILVNKESMLMSNEFGYMNTAADKEAINLQINNNNNDPMKASHDSPIQFQIKGLDIKFDEKLYAETKGDNTFSEDVTLNDYEGITNDTVYALTDYSKDSDLTDGELTGKNASYVGYADRIFAIDKDGNYTSYVSIPYAQRKSYLRDSTPNTNYIQNPAGNVTEIFMFQKVAPKESKKIPFGVDKEPLYINVVPNNGKTDFVRNTGSITPFNPNAGDMSGLITAGKTDFTFTTDLPNTQLYLKDFTIFRDNYGDDSVLDVEFYQNFSKGLNERLYVPVAFRVSGKAPALDVDGKEIYSNKLVISSNPEVSGDIADINLKRDGQLSVDGKGELGIFEIEENQEFVFDGEFSTDDYSIDMPDILDQGTDGAIFHLQLSDSDLAFDLREGDRLWNEKATIDSDTGNITKDGEPGALAGHIQLTGGLRGFDNYIQVEILAAEHNEVVLRIIDETNRTTGINRKYEGGIEFHNLPIELESRHTELSLGDVELSITQVDPDSLEEGDKVGHLDFKDADEIQETLTIAEVIDDNVLVEILDEAELYAGQDSDTIEIAIQEIVGGAINPRDEFFFKLNNGKLDPDLKDNLESITFKFEGGEVQNDDQKIFSHDDDEEYTLDLDELYDACEGIYFQEDTANADAKWHQILEELTFELKVRANAGTKAGDMTVTVESDNFKDEEKTVVVGNIKTPFTVTAEPVYLDLGVKEQKTGKIVLKETAAEMFRDGHEIIIELEDIGLDSRSFDDGNVFTDEQSGLEIDTDFDGKEGTLTITITEESDDIPGTITIENIEYDIWAGTPRGAYDLTIRGDAIDFSGDSDLEYQDYLHIGENIEPEKEKISTVSKVDFKSGRTTVNGTPVAMTSRPYITTSGWSMIGVRDIASFFGIDEDQIKYGHDEFDVMTITITNGKIAEPGSTLVTVKNGSKILTVNGNPVIMGEAMTIGSDNRAYAPIRPIAESLGLTVHWDNATSIATFSN, from the coding sequence ATGAAATTACGTCAGAAATTAGCAATGCTAATGGCAGCAACTATAATAACTTCCACAATGCCTACACTCACCAGCGCAATACAAATTTTAGTAAACAAAGAATCTATGCTTATGTCTAATGAGTTCGGATACATGAACACTGCCGCTGACAAAGAGGCAATCAATTTACAGATCAATAATAACAACAATGACCCTATGAAAGCCAGTCACGACTCTCCTATACAATTTCAAATTAAAGGACTAGACATCAAATTCGACGAAAAACTTTATGCAGAAACAAAAGGGGACAATACTTTTTCTGAGGATGTTACCTTAAATGATTATGAGGGCATCACCAACGATACGGTGTACGCACTCACAGATTATTCAAAAGACTCCGATCTCACCGATGGTGAATTAACTGGTAAAAATGCTTCATATGTTGGCTACGCAGATAGAATTTTTGCAATTGATAAGGACGGTAACTATACCTCATATGTATCAATACCATATGCACAACGAAAGTCCTATCTTCGAGATTCTACTCCTAATACTAACTATATCCAAAACCCCGCTGGTAATGTTACTGAAATATTTATGTTTCAAAAAGTCGCTCCAAAAGAGAGTAAAAAAATACCATTTGGTGTTGACAAAGAACCACTTTATATCAACGTAGTTCCAAATAATGGAAAAACTGATTTCGTACGCAATACCGGCAGTATCACACCATTTAATCCCAATGCTGGTGACATGTCAGGGTTAATTACTGCTGGTAAAACCGATTTCACTTTTACAACCGACCTACCTAATACTCAACTCTATCTTAAAGATTTTACAATATTTAGAGACAACTATGGCGACGACTCCGTTTTAGATGTTGAGTTTTACCAAAACTTTAGTAAAGGATTAAATGAACGTCTTTATGTACCCGTAGCCTTTAGGGTTTCTGGCAAGGCACCTGCTCTTGATGTAGATGGTAAAGAAATCTATAGCAACAAATTAGTTATTAGCTCCAATCCCGAAGTTAGTGGCGATATTGCAGATATCAATCTTAAACGCGACGGTCAACTCTCAGTGGATGGCAAAGGCGAATTGGGTATCTTCGAAATAGAAGAAAATCAAGAATTTGTGTTCGATGGAGAATTTTCCACAGATGACTATAGTATCGATATGCCAGACATTTTAGACCAAGGTACAGATGGTGCGATTTTCCATCTTCAACTCAGTGATAGCGATCTTGCATTTGATTTACGTGAAGGTGACAGATTATGGAACGAAAAAGCTACTATTGATTCCGATACCGGCAATATAACCAAAGATGGCGAACCCGGTGCTCTTGCAGGTCATATTCAACTAACTGGAGGTTTAAGAGGCTTTGATAACTATATTCAAGTAGAAATTCTTGCCGCAGAACATAATGAAGTCGTACTTAGAATTATTGATGAAACTAATCGTACAACGGGCATCAACCGTAAATATGAGGGCGGCATCGAATTTCATAATTTGCCAATTGAACTTGAATCTAGACATACCGAGCTTTCTCTTGGAGACGTCGAATTGTCAATAACTCAAGTTGACCCAGACAGCCTCGAGGAAGGCGACAAAGTTGGTCATCTTGATTTCAAAGATGCAGATGAAATACAAGAAACATTGACCATTGCAGAAGTAATAGACGACAATGTTTTGGTAGAGATACTTGATGAAGCCGAACTTTATGCTGGTCAAGATTCTGATACAATAGAAATTGCCATTCAAGAAATCGTAGGCGGTGCTATCAACCCAAGAGACGAATTCTTCTTCAAATTGAATAACGGAAAACTGGACCCAGATTTGAAAGACAACTTAGAAAGCATAACTTTTAAATTTGAAGGTGGCGAAGTTCAAAATGATGACCAAAAAATATTCAGTCATGATGATGATGAAGAATATACTTTAGATCTCGATGAACTTTACGATGCTTGCGAAGGAATATATTTCCAAGAAGATACAGCTAACGCTGATGCAAAATGGCACCAAATATTAGAAGAGCTTACTTTTGAGCTTAAAGTACGCGCCAATGCTGGTACAAAGGCAGGTGATATGACCGTTACTGTCGAAAGCGATAACTTTAAAGACGAAGAAAAAACCGTAGTTGTTGGTAATATTAAAACGCCTTTCACCGTCACGGCCGAACCTGTCTATCTCGACCTAGGTGTTAAAGAACAAAAAACCGGCAAGATTGTTCTCAAAGAAACTGCCGCAGAAATGTTTAGGGATGGGCATGAAATCATCATCGAATTAGAAGATATCGGACTTGATAGCAGATCATTTGATGACGGAAATGTATTTACCGATGAACAGTCCGGGCTTGAAATCGATACAGACTTTGATGGCAAAGAAGGTACACTCACAATTACCATCACCGAAGAATCTGACGATATCCCTGGAACCATTACCATCGAAAATATCGAGTATGACATTTGGGCTGGTACGCCTAGAGGTGCCTATGATCTCACAATTAGGGGCGATGCCATTGATTTTTCTGGGGATAGCGACTTAGAATATCAAGACTATTTGCATATCGGAGAAAATATTGAGCCAGAGAAAGAGAAAATATCCACTGTTTCTAAAGTAGACTTCAAATCTGGTAGAACTACAGTAAACGGAACACCTGTTGCTATGACCTCTCGGCCTTATATCACAACTTCTGGCTGGTCTATGATTGGCGTGCGTGATATCGCATCATTCTTTGGAATAGACGAAGATCAAATTAAATATGGTCACGATGAATTTGATGTTATGACCATCACCATTACCAACGGAAAAATTGCCGAGCCTGGTTCAACTTTAGTAACCGTTAAGAATGGTTCAAAAATTCTTACAGTAAACGGTAACCCTGTCATTATGGGTGAAGCTATGACTATCGGATCCGACAATCGTGCGTATGCACCGATTAGACCTATCGCAGAATCTTTAGGCTTAACTGTTCACTGGGATAATGCTACTAGTATCGCAACATTTAGTAATTAA
- a CDS encoding stalk domain-containing protein gives MEDDAKDQRYDSDEMVEYIEDETTSVKIAEAGSTLVTVKHGSKILTVNGNPVIMGEAMTIGSDNRAYAPIKPIAEALGLTVSWDGINSIATFSN, from the coding sequence ATGGAAGATGATGCCAAAGACCAGCGCTATGACTCCGATGAAATGGTTGAATACATCGAAGACGAAACAACATCTGTAAAAATAGCAGAAGCAGGCTCTACGCTTGTCACTGTAAAACATGGTTCTAAAATTTTAACTGTAAACGGAAATCCGGTGATAATGGGCGAAGCCATGACTATCGGTTCCGACAACCGAGCTTATGCACCTATCAAACCTATAGCAGAAGCATTAGGCCTCACTGTATCTTGGGACGGAATAAATAGTATCGCAACATTTTCAAATTAA
- a CDS encoding copper amine oxidase N-terminal domain-containing protein, with product MKLRQKLAMVMAAAMVTSATPVITRAVIVDVVKESMTTDSEYNKYGYYQEEDGDIYPAQNQAINLQIRNNSSDLYPLQESHLPAIVEITSKDISFDENLFQETYKDLDGYTLQYDTMLSSYDYKDPEPLNRKYPYALADNSKRNDRQLASDLTSGSEAGPGGSNDSSGKHMYPHRLFTIDEDGNYTSYVSMEYAGIRNNYKNYLNSGDEIYLFGLASKDNNDDGDTIDTGESVFLNMIKDPSGDKEHSSSTRDKLVINDDEPQPIALYNEDSIDDWNVYDQFGEDIFAPLGGQGTGTRAYIKEYTLYRDQYGDAKTLEMAIYNRLGTNAVTQRMYVPLAFRVTGPKPSIRLHDETGYFTIGWDVALSSNTTISEHSVDIHDKDLGHLSIDGKGNLGSFEIEETLMFVFNGEFTATNDRSNDEIREDLEAAKDGRTYHIQLKNSKLAFDGLSEGDRYWDLKPDPANNEPGREGALAQYIQLTGGFRGYEDYIQVEVLGVQDEELVIRIIDESLHSEKTRNYEGGFEFVNLPIEISSRHDELKEGDLEMIVTEVDNVHFENNGQVDDVDFSNARGADETFTIAKINSDDVLISIDEEAELVAGQTTDKIEITLRELVGGSINLRDEFYLRFDNAYVVTNEDDDIDIEFEFDSGSIDNVDANVLLKDGDEYILDLDNLYDACEGTYFEEDDEEAWYEILESLTFELELGADADADAGNITLTIESDNLADEEVTFVVGNVTRPFVIEAEPIYLDIGLKEQRTGNIIIKETQEEMLLDGHEIIIGLEDQHIVDAEVNFDANSGIDADISIKDGLIILTIEEESDDVPGQIIVSDLEFDIWAGTPRGEYNLFISGDALDHANKTYNDMEDDAKDQRYDSDEMVEYIEDETTSVKIADYLTVGTGENPEVEKTQIKTIVNFRSGSTTVNGTRVAMTSRPYITPTGWSMIGVRDLALFFGIPEEQISFGHDENNVMTVTIRNGKIAEAGSTLVTVKHGSKILTVNGNPVIMGEAMTIGSDNRAYAPIRPIAEALGLTVSWDGINSIATFSN from the coding sequence ATGAAACTACGTCAGAAATTAGCAATGGTTATGGCGGCAGCTATGGTCACTTCTGCTACACCCGTTATAACTCGTGCCGTTATTGTTGATGTCGTCAAGGAATCGATGACCACCGACAGTGAGTACAATAAATACGGTTATTACCAAGAAGAAGATGGCGATATATATCCAGCGCAAAACCAAGCCATCAATTTGCAAATCAGAAATAATAGCAGTGATTTATATCCTCTCCAAGAAAGTCACTTGCCTGCTATTGTAGAGATTACTTCCAAGGATATTTCTTTTGATGAAAACCTATTTCAAGAAACTTACAAGGATCTCGATGGATATACATTACAATATGATACAATGCTTTCTTCTTATGATTATAAAGATCCCGAACCACTAAATCGTAAATACCCCTACGCTCTTGCGGATAATTCAAAACGCAACGATCGTCAGCTTGCATCAGATTTAACTAGTGGCTCAGAAGCAGGACCCGGAGGTAGTAATGATTCCTCTGGCAAGCATATGTATCCTCATAGATTATTCACTATCGATGAAGATGGCAATTATACATCGTATGTATCAATGGAATATGCGGGCATACGCAACAATTATAAAAACTACCTTAACTCAGGCGATGAAATTTATTTGTTTGGACTTGCATCGAAAGACAATAATGACGACGGTGATACCATCGACACAGGCGAAAGCGTTTTTTTAAATATGATCAAAGACCCTAGTGGAGACAAAGAACATAGTTCATCTACACGTGATAAATTAGTAATAAACGATGACGAACCTCAACCAATTGCTCTCTATAACGAAGATTCCATCGATGACTGGAACGTATATGACCAATTTGGAGAAGATATCTTTGCACCACTTGGTGGACAGGGCACAGGAACTAGAGCATATATCAAAGAATATACATTGTACCGCGACCAATATGGCGATGCCAAAACATTAGAGATGGCGATCTATAACCGCTTAGGCACAAATGCCGTAACCCAAAGAATGTATGTGCCACTAGCATTTAGAGTTACGGGACCAAAACCTTCCATTAGACTTCATGACGAAACCGGCTACTTCACAATCGGCTGGGATGTTGCTTTATCCTCTAATACCACCATCAGCGAACATAGCGTCGATATACATGATAAAGATTTAGGACATCTTTCTATTGACGGCAAAGGTAATCTCGGTTCATTCGAAATCGAAGAAACTCTAATGTTTGTCTTTAATGGTGAATTTACTGCGACCAATGATCGTTCTAATGATGAAATTAGAGAAGACTTAGAAGCCGCAAAAGATGGACGCACATATCATATCCAACTTAAAAACAGCAAGCTAGCATTTGATGGTTTATCAGAAGGCGATAGGTATTGGGATTTAAAACCTGACCCAGCCAATAATGAACCTGGCAGAGAGGGTGCTCTTGCTCAGTACATTCAATTAACCGGTGGATTCCGTGGTTATGAAGACTATATTCAGGTCGAAGTTCTTGGTGTACAAGACGAAGAATTGGTTATTAGAATTATCGACGAATCACTGCATTCAGAAAAAACTCGTAACTATGAAGGTGGCTTCGAATTTGTCAATCTTCCAATCGAAATCAGCTCTAGACATGATGAACTAAAAGAAGGCGATCTAGAAATGATCGTAACAGAAGTCGATAATGTCCACTTTGAAAATAACGGCCAAGTTGATGACGTTGACTTTAGCAATGCACGCGGTGCGGACGAAACCTTTACTATTGCCAAAATAAATTCTGATGATGTTCTAATTAGCATCGACGAAGAAGCTGAACTTGTTGCTGGTCAAACTACTGACAAAATTGAAATTACGTTGCGCGAGCTTGTTGGCGGATCTATCAACCTTAGAGATGAGTTCTATCTTCGATTTGATAATGCTTATGTTGTCACAAACGAAGATGATGACATTGACATTGAGTTTGAGTTTGATTCTGGGTCTATAGACAATGTTGACGCAAATGTATTGCTAAAAGATGGCGACGAATATATATTAGACCTTGATAATCTCTATGATGCTTGCGAAGGTACGTATTTCGAAGAAGACGACGAAGAAGCTTGGTACGAAATCCTTGAATCTCTCACTTTTGAGCTAGAACTTGGAGCTGATGCAGATGCAGATGCAGGAAATATTACACTTACCATCGAAAGCGACAACCTAGCTGATGAGGAAGTTACGTTTGTAGTCGGAAATGTTACGCGTCCATTTGTAATAGAAGCAGAACCTATTTACCTCGATATCGGACTTAAAGAGCAACGTACTGGAAATATTATTATCAAAGAAACTCAAGAAGAAATGTTACTCGATGGTCATGAAATTATCATAGGTTTGGAAGACCAACATATCGTTGATGCGGAGGTTAACTTCGATGCTAATTCCGGAATCGACGCCGATATTTCCATAAAAGACGGTCTAATTATACTTACAATAGAAGAAGAATCCGATGATGTTCCTGGACAAATTATAGTTTCAGATCTAGAATTTGACATTTGGGCAGGAACACCTAGAGGCGAATATAATTTATTTATCAGCGGTGATGCTCTTGACCATGCTAATAAAACTTACAATGACATGGAAGATGATGCCAAAGATCAGCGCTACGACTCCGATGAAATGGTTGAATACATCGAAGACGAAACAACATCTGTAAAAATAGCAGATTATTTAACTGTTGGCACTGGCGAAAATCCAGAAGTCGAAAAAACACAAATAAAAACAATCGTAAACTTTAGATCTGGCTCCACAACAGTAAATGGTACTCGAGTGGCTATGACCTCTAGACCATATATCACCCCTACAGGATGGTCGATGATCGGCGTTCGCGACCTTGCTCTATTCTTCGGAATCCCAGAAGAACAAATTTCATTTGGACATGACGAAAATAATGTTATGACTGTTACAATTCGAAACGGCAAAATAGCAGAAGCAGGCTCTACGCTTGTCACTGTAAAACATGGTTCTAAAATTTTAACTGTAAACGGAAATCCAGTGATAATGGGCGAAGCCATGACTATCGGCTCCGACAACCGAGCTTATGCACCTATCAGACCTATAGCAGAAGCATTAGGACTCACTGTATCTTGGGACGGAATAAATAGTATCGCAACATTTTCAAATTAA